Sequence from the Egibacter rhizosphaerae genome:
TCGCTGCCGGAGCCCGCGCGCTCATGAGCGCGCACGGCAGCCGGCGCGCGTTGGTGGTCGACGACTCGCGCACCACCCGTCGGATCCTCGCGAGGATGCTCGACGATCTCGGGTTCACGGTGCGCGAGGCGAGCGACGGGGTGGAGGCGATGGAGGACGTCGCCCGCGACGGGGCGCCCGAGGTCGCGCTCGTCGATTGGAACATGCCGCGGATGGACGGTCTCGAACTCGTGCGCGAGCTCCGCGCCGACACCGCCCATGAGCACTGTCGGATCCTGATGGTGACCACCGAGGCCGAGGTCGAGCGTCTGGTCGAGGCGCTCGACGCGGGGGCGGACGAGTACGCGATGAAACCGTTCACGAAGGACGTGATCGCCGACAAGCTCGCGCTGCTCGGCGTCGTGGGGGAGGCTTCTTGATGGCGCGGAAACGGGTCCTGGTCGTCGACGACTCGGTCGTCGTACGCAAGCTGGTCACCGAAGTGATCGCCGCTGACGACGGCCTGGAGGTGTGCGGCACGGCACCGAACGGTCGCATCGCGCTGGCGAAGGTCGACCAGCTCGCGCCCGACCTGGTGACCCTCGACGTCGAGATGCCCGACATGAACGGCCTGGAGGCGCTCTCGGCGTTGCGTGAGTCGCATCCCGAGCTTCCGGTGGTGATGTTCTCGACGCTCACGGATCGGGGCGCGCGGGTGACGCTCGACGCGCTCATGCGGGGAGCGAACGACTACGTCACCAAGCCCGCGAACGTCGGCGGGGTCAGCCAGGCGATCGCGGCGGTCAAGGCCGAGTTGATCCCCAAGGTCCGGGCCCTCACCGGGGCGGACGACGTCCGCCCCGCGCCACCGACACGTCTGAGCCCGGCGGCGCGGGCACGGCCGGCCGCGTCCCGGAGCGGCAGCGGACGGATCGACCTGATCGTCGTCGGTGTGTCGACGGGGGGTCCGAACGTGCTGGCCGAGTTCGTGCCCCACCTGCCCGGCGACCTGGGCGTCCCGATGGTGATCGTCCAGCACATGCCGCCGGTGTTCACCCAACTGCTCGCGCAGCGCCTCGACGCCCGCTCGCCCCTCACGGTGGCGGAGGGGAGCGACGGCGCGCCCGTGCAAGGCGGCCAGGTGTGGATCGCCCCGGGCGACCGTCACCTGCTCGTGCGCCGGGACGCCGGTGGGCTGCGGCTCGGCATCAACATCGGGCCGCCGGAGAACTCCTGCCGCCCGTCGGCAGACGTCCTGTTCCGCAGCGCCGTGGAGGCCTGTGACGGCCGGGTCCTCGGGCTCGTCCTGACGGGCATGGGACAGGACGGCCTGCGCGGATCGGAACGCATCGTCGAGGCCGGCGGCAGCGTCCTCGCGCAGGACAAGGCGTCGAGCGTGGTGTGGGGGATGCCGGGGGCGGTCACCCAGGCCGGGCTCGCCGAGGAGCAACTGCCAGTGACCGGACTCGTCGACTCCGTCGTGCGTCGGGTTCGCGCCGGTGCCGGTCGCGCGGCCGCCGAGGCGGCACGATGAGCCTCGCACCGGCTGACTTCGACTACGTACGCACACTGGTCCGCGACGAGGCCGCCATCGTCGTCGAACCCGGCAAGAGCTACCTCGTGGAGTCCCGCCTCGCCCCGGTGGCCCGTCGACACGGCCTGCAGACGATCGACCGCCTCGTCCAGCAGCTGCGCCGCGGCTCTCCGCGCCTGCGCGACGAGGTCGTCGAGGCGATGACCACCAACGAGACGTCGTTCTTCCGCGACGTGCATCCGTTCACGAGCCTCGAGGAGCGCGTCATCCCCGAGCTCATGCAGCGTCGCGCGGCGCGCCGGCAGCTCGTGTTCTGGTCCGCGGCGTGCTCCAGCGGCCAGGAGCCCTACAGCGTGGCGATGCTGCTGCGCGAGAAGTTCCCGCAGCTCGCCAGCTGGAACGTGCGGATCGTGGCGAGCGACATCAGCGCGGAGATGCTCGGCCGCGCTGCCGCCGGGCGGTTCTCGCAGCTCGAGGTGAACCGGGGCCTGCCGGCGCGCTACCTGGCGAAGTACTTCCAGCGCGAGGGCGCGGAATGGCAGATCTCCGACGAGATCCGTCGCATGGTGGAGTTCCGCGCCGTCAACCTCATCCAACCCTGGCCGAGGATGCCGCCGGTGGACGTGCTGCTCCTTCGCAACGTCCTCATCTACTTCGACCACGGGACCAAGCGGGAGATCCTCGCGCGTTGCCGGCAGACCCTGCAGCCCGACGGGTTCCTGTTCCTGGGCGCGCCCGAGACGACCCTCAACGTCGACCCCGCCTTCGACCGGGTCCAGCACGGCCAGACGATCTGCTACCAGCTGAAGAGCGCCACCGGAACCGGACAGGGGTGCACGAAGTGACAGTGACGGTACTCGATCTACGCGAGATCATGCACGAGGTGTTCCAAGGGTCGCTGGGCCTCGGTCTCGAGGTCGCCCCTGACGCGAGCGAGCACTCCGCCTCGGCCCCTGTCGTGGCCGGTGGTGTCCACATCACCGGGGCCTGGCAGGCCGCGGTCGTCATCACGCTCGACCGCGCTCTCGCGCTGCAGGCCACGGGCCTCATGCTGCAGGAGCTGCCCGAGGACGTCACCGATGAGGACCTGCACGACGGGATCGGCGAGCTCACGAACGTGGTGGGGGGAACGTGAAGAGCCTGCTCGGCCCGGGGTGCGACCTGTCGCTGCCCACGGTCACCGAGGGGATCGGCTACCGGGTCACGCAGCCGGGCACCCACGAGCTCGAGCGCGTGTGCCTGACGGGAAGCGCCGGGCTGTGCGTCGTGAACGTCGCCGTCGCGGACTAGCGGTGGACCGGGTCAGGGGTCATGCCCACGCAGCTTCAGCAGCGTGTCCGACGGTCGACTGGCGACGAAACGTCGTCAGGGCCACGTCGAAGAGTGCTCACGGAGGAACGCGATGAAGATTCTGATCGTCGACGACAGCAAGGCGATGCGCAAGATCGTGCAGCGCGCGCTGCAGTCGACCCAGGCTTACGGGGGCGCGGCCCTCGTCGAGGCCACGAACGGCCGCGAGGCGCTCGACGTCGTGGAGTCCGAGCAGCCGGACATCGTGCTCTCGGACTGGAACATGCCGGAGATGACCGGGATCGAACTGCTCGAGGTCCTCAAGGAGCGGGGCGCCGCCCCCAAGACGTTCGGGTTCGTCACGAGCGAGTCGACGCCGGAGATGTACGACCGGGCGATCAGCGCGGGAGCCGGCTTCCTCGTGAGCAAGCCCTTCACCGCCGAGGCGCTCGAGAGCGCACTCGCCGCCGCGTAGCGTCGGGGATCGGATCCCCGGTGTCGGCGATGGCCATGCTCGCTCAGCGGGGCACCACGGTGCCCCTGCCACCGCGCGCCTCGGTGCGCGATCTTCTAGGTGATCTGCTCGGCCAGCCCGTGCGGGTCGACGAGGGCGCGGCCTTCGAGCTGTCCGAGGTGCCGTCGTTGCTGGCGGCGTACCGGTTCGACCAGGGCGGGGCGGCGGCCGTCGCCGTGGCTTCGTTGCCCTTCGCGGCCGGCGCCGGCGCCGCGATCGGCATGGTGCCGGTCGCCGAGG
This genomic interval carries:
- a CDS encoding response regulator, encoding MSAHGSRRALVVDDSRTTRRILARMLDDLGFTVREASDGVEAMEDVARDGAPEVALVDWNMPRMDGLELVRELRADTAHEHCRILMVTTEAEVERLVEALDAGADEYAMKPFTKDVIADKLALLGVVGEAS
- the cheB gene encoding chemotaxis-specific protein-glutamate methyltransferase CheB; the encoded protein is MARKRVLVVDDSVVVRKLVTEVIAADDGLEVCGTAPNGRIALAKVDQLAPDLVTLDVEMPDMNGLEALSALRESHPELPVVMFSTLTDRGARVTLDALMRGANDYVTKPANVGGVSQAIAAVKAELIPKVRALTGADDVRPAPPTRLSPAARARPAASRSGSGRIDLIVVGVSTGGPNVLAEFVPHLPGDLGVPMVIVQHMPPVFTQLLAQRLDARSPLTVAEGSDGAPVQGGQVWIAPGDRHLLVRRDAGGLRLGINIGPPENSCRPSADVLFRSAVEACDGRVLGLVLTGMGQDGLRGSERIVEAGGSVLAQDKASSVVWGMPGAVTQAGLAEEQLPVTGLVDSVVRRVRAGAGRAAAEAAR
- a CDS encoding CheR family methyltransferase, translating into MSLAPADFDYVRTLVRDEAAIVVEPGKSYLVESRLAPVARRHGLQTIDRLVQQLRRGSPRLRDEVVEAMTTNETSFFRDVHPFTSLEERVIPELMQRRAARRQLVFWSAACSSGQEPYSVAMLLREKFPQLASWNVRIVASDISAEMLGRAAAGRFSQLEVNRGLPARYLAKYFQREGAEWQISDEIRRMVEFRAVNLIQPWPRMPPVDVLLLRNVLIYFDHGTKREILARCRQTLQPDGFLFLGAPETTLNVDPAFDRVQHGQTICYQLKSATGTGQGCTK
- a CDS encoding chemotaxis protein CheX; the protein is MTVTVLDLREIMHEVFQGSLGLGLEVAPDASEHSASAPVVAGGVHITGAWQAAVVITLDRALALQATGLMLQELPEDVTDEDLHDGIGELTNVVGGT
- a CDS encoding response regulator, translating into MKILIVDDSKAMRKIVQRALQSTQAYGGAALVEATNGREALDVVESEQPDIVLSDWNMPEMTGIELLEVLKERGAAPKTFGFVTSESTPEMYDRAISAGAGFLVSKPFTAEALESALAAA